A stretch of the Cytobacillus luteolus genome encodes the following:
- a CDS encoding complex I subunit 5 family protein, whose protein sequence is MEAAVWVIILPLLTAFFLGIFKYYFKKIFFPLVTGSAIIYLFLLILVIQNSDSPNVYSVGGWGRLGINLMVDPFSTMFLLIIALLFLPVIIFSLKYINITHKHTYFIFTYLMIAGIAGMVLTTDLFNLYVFLEVSSLSSIALTALKNTDKGIEGTFKYLLTSTLGSFFILLATILTYYLTGTLNMAEISLAFIDIPFKIKSTLMAFFVFGYSIKIGLIPIHAWLPDAYEDSPIPYNVLSSGLVMKSAVYALIRVLYIIFGIDFLKESGMLNIGVFWGVITFLIAHSLAYQQSNLVRLLAYSSIAQIAYITIGFFVGSESGLIAGSFHILNHAIMKGTLFFVAGIFSYSVSAVDIKDIKGLGYKFPVLSFTFVVASLAIVGLPPFNGFMSKWLIVEAALEAGYVSAAFFILVGTFLSLTYYLKVIITLYTKEEKQQPMEEPGLTLKLPTIFVGSLCIVFGIVPSLPLHLLNKIPNYLLDNGEYIRILLGG, encoded by the coding sequence ATGGAAGCGGCTGTCTGGGTTATCATCTTACCTTTATTAACCGCATTTTTTCTTGGAATATTTAAATATTATTTTAAAAAGATATTTTTCCCTCTCGTAACCGGTAGTGCGATCATTTATCTTTTTTTATTAATTTTAGTTATCCAGAATAGTGATTCCCCTAACGTTTATAGTGTTGGTGGTTGGGGCCGCTTGGGAATAAATTTAATGGTAGATCCTTTTTCCACCATGTTTTTGTTAATAATCGCACTATTATTTTTGCCAGTTATTATATTTTCCTTGAAATATATTAATATCACTCATAAACACACGTATTTTATTTTTACCTATTTAATGATAGCCGGTATTGCAGGAATGGTTCTTACTACTGATTTATTTAATCTGTATGTATTTTTGGAAGTGAGTTCTCTAAGCTCTATCGCTTTGACGGCTTTGAAAAATACGGATAAAGGAATAGAAGGTACTTTTAAGTATTTGCTAACGTCTACATTGGGGAGCTTTTTTATCTTACTCGCTACCATTTTAACTTACTATTTAACTGGAACTCTAAACATGGCAGAAATCTCTCTAGCTTTTATAGACATTCCTTTTAAGATAAAGAGTACACTTATGGCCTTTTTTGTTTTTGGTTATAGCATAAAGATAGGGTTAATTCCTATCCATGCTTGGCTACCAGATGCTTATGAAGATTCTCCTATCCCTTATAATGTCTTATCTTCGGGATTGGTGATGAAATCCGCTGTATATGCATTAATCAGAGTTTTATATATTATTTTTGGAATTGATTTTCTCAAAGAAAGTGGAATGTTAAACATTGGTGTTTTCTGGGGAGTCATTACATTTCTAATTGCTCATTCTTTAGCTTATCAGCAATCAAATTTAGTCCGGCTTCTTGCCTATTCTAGTATTGCTCAGATAGCGTATATCACTATCGGATTTTTTGTAGGGAGTGAAAGTGGATTAATCGCCGGAAGTTTTCATATTCTAAATCACGCCATCATGAAAGGAACTTTATTCTTCGTTGCCGGTATTTTTTCTTATAGTGTAAGCGCTGTTGATATAAAAGATATTAAAGGGCTAGGTTATAAATTCCCGGTACTTTCTTTTACTTTTGTCGTTGCTTCCCTTGCAATCGTCGGCTTGCCTCCCTTCAATGGCTTTATGAGTAAATGGCTCATTGTTGAAGCAGCTCTAGAAGCTGGTTATGTTAGTGCTGCCTTTTTTATTCTGGTAGGAACGTTTTTATCTTTAACGTATTACTTAAAAGTAATCATTACATTATATACAAAAGAAGAAAAACAACAACCAATGGAAGAACCAGGTTTAACTTTAAAATTACCGACTATATTCGTCGGCAGTTTATGTATTGTATTTGGTATAGTCCCTTCATTACCTTTACATCTACTTAATAAAATTCCGAACTACTTACTTGATAATGGGGAATACATTAGGATATTACTAGGAGGTTGA
- a CDS encoding sodium:proton antiporter gives MEIPFVVVIILFCLGMYAILFHKNLIKIAIGFAIVESTLILLFILVSYKPGGTAPILDKGYDTVVDPIPQALALTSIVIGGSVTAVMLALVIKLYKRYGTLNIDEIRKLRG, from the coding sequence GTGGAAATACCATTTGTTGTTGTAATTATTTTATTCTGTCTAGGAATGTATGCAATACTCTTCCATAAAAATTTAATCAAAATTGCTATTGGATTTGCAATTGTAGAATCTACTTTGATTTTATTATTCATACTCGTCAGTTATAAACCGGGTGGAACTGCACCTATTTTAGACAAAGGATATGATACAGTCGTTGATCCAATTCCTCAGGCACTGGCCCTAACGTCAATTGTAATTGGGGGAAGTGTTACAGCTGTCATGCTAGCCTTGGTAATTAAGTTATATAAAAGATATGGAACGTTAAACATTGATGAGATTAGAAAATTGAGAGGATAA
- the mbhE gene encoding hydrogen gas-evolving membrane-bound hydrogenase subunit E → MSSSLNELFKNVYKIGLVVALALFLLLIFFETHNFGNDGKRYLSEHYISEGVQETGAINLVASVLLDYRAFDTLGEATVILTAASILAFLVPVSIATMQSTKFTVIVDTTIKMILPFLAVLAAYLILFGHLSPGGGFVGGVVLSIIPVLLTITYGVEVSEFKFKPARTKLVEDLGAIGFILLGLLGVLTGSNFLANGQANFGPGNTGELISGGLIPYLNLMIGLKVGAGLVIIFNSLIKEK, encoded by the coding sequence ATGAGTAGTAGCTTAAATGAATTGTTTAAAAACGTCTATAAAATAGGCCTTGTTGTAGCATTGGCCTTATTCTTATTACTTATATTCTTTGAAACACATAATTTTGGTAACGATGGTAAAAGATATCTATCTGAACACTATATATCTGAAGGGGTACAAGAAACAGGGGCGATAAATTTAGTTGCTTCAGTCCTACTTGATTACCGAGCTTTTGATACGTTGGGTGAAGCAACTGTGATATTAACTGCTGCTTCTATTTTAGCTTTTCTGGTTCCCGTTAGCATAGCCACAATGCAGAGTACTAAATTCACTGTGATTGTTGATACAACGATAAAAATGATACTCCCTTTTTTAGCAGTGTTAGCAGCGTATTTAATATTGTTTGGTCATCTAAGTCCTGGTGGAGGTTTTGTTGGAGGAGTTGTTCTTTCTATCATTCCGGTTCTACTGACAATTACCTATGGTGTTGAAGTTTCTGAATTTAAATTCAAACCTGCCAGAACAAAGTTAGTAGAAGATCTAGGAGCGATAGGTTTTATTTTACTGGGATTATTAGGAGTACTGACTGGAAGCAATTTTCTGGCAAACGGACAAGCTAATTTTGGTCCGGGAAATACAGGAGAATTGATTAGTGGCGGGTTAATACCTTACTTAAATTTAATGATTGGTCTAAAAGTAGGAGCTGGTCTGGTTATCATTTTTAATAGTTTAATTAAGGAGAAATAA
- a CDS encoding hydrogenase subunit MbhD domain-containing protein: MPIFSAILVVIFVILQAPGVALAEAVMTAGLTTVFFVITIHKTEYE; encoded by the coding sequence ATCCCCATATTTAGTGCAATTCTAGTCGTAATTTTTGTCATACTACAGGCTCCAGGTGTTGCTTTGGCTGAAGCGGTAATGACTGCTGGCTTAACAACTGTTTTCTTTGTTATTACGATACATAAAACGGAGTATGAATGA
- the mnhG gene encoding monovalent cation/H(+) antiporter subunit G, which yields MINLITILIQIVAYVFFIIGSYFLLSTAVGMIRFPDLYTRLHAGSKCLIAGGISVLIGCILVEGISFDSLKLIIMLTFLLLTNPIATHVIVRLSTNFDLVSETISENDIDK from the coding sequence GTGATTAATTTAATTACTATTTTAATACAAATAGTTGCTTATGTATTTTTCATAATAGGTAGTTATTTTTTGTTAAGTACTGCTGTTGGAATGATTCGTTTTCCTGATTTGTATACTCGGTTACATGCTGGCTCTAAATGTCTGATCGCCGGGGGTATTTCAGTTTTAATCGGGTGTATCTTGGTTGAAGGAATTAGCTTTGATTCTCTAAAACTCATTATAATGCTCACTTTTTTATTACTCACAAATCCGATAGCCACTCATGTTATAGTCCGTCTTTCAACTAATTTTGATTTAGTATCAGAAACAATCTCAGAAAATGATATTGATAAGTAA
- a CDS encoding monovalent cation/H+ antiporter complex subunit F — MLYLILAIVLFALLTFYRVIKGPSLPDRIVAMNTIGVMFLLVLVLLSYYFDRKIFIDVALVYGALLFIVVLIMAKYLRKPEEGGIGD; from the coding sequence GTGCTCTATTTAATACTAGCTATTGTGTTATTTGCTTTATTAACTTTTTATAGGGTCATTAAAGGTCCTAGTTTACCTGATAGAATCGTTGCTATGAATACAATAGGTGTCATGTTTTTATTAGTTTTAGTTTTATTAAGTTATTATTTCGATAGGAAAATTTTTATTGATGTGGCTTTAGTTTATGGGGCTTTATTATTTATCGTTGTATTAATTATGGCTAAATATTTAAGAAAACCAGAGGAAGGAGGAATTGGTGATTAA
- a CDS encoding Na+/H+ antiporter subunit E — protein sequence MKKKLVLFILTLALWFVFAGRINIEVFLLGTIICSIIALMMADIVFGSVQMKFGMKGLFIKAYYILLVICAHIFDVFLSAVRVSIQAFAIKPSFSPRIERVKTSHKNGSSTAISVNFITIPQGSLAMDIDISTKNYTIHWIDVHSDNEAETKKAVIHKHEKLIAKIVD from the coding sequence TTGAAGAAAAAATTAGTATTATTTATTCTAACATTGGCTTTATGGTTTGTTTTTGCAGGCCGGATTAATATCGAGGTATTTTTGTTGGGTACGATTATTTGCTCTATTATAGCGCTAATGATGGCAGATATTGTGTTTGGGTCAGTACAAATGAAATTTGGGATGAAAGGACTTTTTATTAAAGCATATTACATACTTTTAGTGATCTGTGCTCATATATTTGATGTATTTTTATCTGCAGTCAGAGTATCCATACAAGCATTTGCAATTAAGCCTTCATTTTCTCCCCGAATCGAAAGAGTAAAAACATCTCATAAAAATGGAAGCAGTACTGCAATTTCAGTCAATTTTATCACGATACCTCAAGGGTCTCTGGCAATGGATATCGATATCTCAACTAAAAACTATACTATTCACTGGATAGATGTTCACAGTGACAATGAAGCAGAAACAAAGAAAGCAGTTATCCATAAACATGAGAAGTTAATAGCTAAAATAGTTGATTAA
- a CDS encoding OFA family MFS transporter → MITNKNRWLIAISAIAIHLSIGSTYAYSVYSKPIGESIGWKATEVSLAFTIAIAFLGLSAATFGRMVERIGPRKSAMIAAVLFSTGQVGAGFAVSIESLPLFLIMYGVVGGIGLGIGYISPVSTLVKWFPDRRGLATGMAVFGFGAGALVTSPIAARLIESVGVHTTFYILGTCYFILMLSGASYITRPPQGWAPKVQATIKESNTKKPKEDLAQLTANEAIKTKRFWLLWGMIFINISSGIMIISVASPLSQEMVGLNVAAAASMVGLMGIFNGGGRIGWSSASDYIQRPTVFLIFFSIQIFAFLTLPHVTNVILFQILIFSIMTVYGGGFATLPAFIGDMFGTKELGAIHGYILTAWSLAGVVGPIVVSYIHDSTGTYTPAFLVFTLLLVVALFLTILIRYDIQKIKHHKKIKELNVVAQYNDTMH, encoded by the coding sequence ATGATTACTAACAAGAACCGGTGGTTAATTGCAATATCTGCTATAGCCATCCATTTATCTATTGGTTCTACTTACGCTTACAGTGTATATTCAAAACCAATTGGTGAATCTATAGGTTGGAAAGCTACAGAAGTATCCTTAGCATTTACTATTGCTATTGCATTTTTAGGTTTATCAGCTGCAACTTTTGGACGAATGGTTGAAAGAATAGGCCCTAGAAAGTCTGCCATGATAGCAGCTGTTTTATTTAGCACAGGGCAAGTTGGAGCGGGGTTTGCTGTTTCTATCGAGTCATTACCTCTATTTCTAATTATGTATGGTGTAGTTGGCGGTATCGGATTAGGGATTGGTTATATTTCACCTGTATCTACCTTAGTAAAATGGTTTCCAGATCGAAGAGGGTTAGCAACAGGAATGGCGGTATTTGGATTTGGAGCAGGGGCACTCGTAACGAGCCCTATTGCAGCCAGGTTAATTGAAAGTGTAGGAGTCCATACTACTTTTTATATCTTGGGAACATGTTACTTTATACTTATGTTATCTGGTGCCTCTTATATTACAAGACCTCCACAGGGATGGGCACCTAAAGTTCAGGCTACGATAAAAGAGAGTAACACAAAGAAACCAAAAGAAGACTTAGCTCAATTAACAGCAAATGAAGCAATAAAAACAAAACGATTTTGGCTTCTTTGGGGAATGATTTTTATTAACATTAGCTCCGGTATTATGATTATCTCGGTAGCTTCTCCTTTATCCCAAGAAATGGTTGGACTCAATGTAGCAGCTGCAGCCTCTATGGTTGGACTTATGGGTATCTTTAATGGTGGGGGAAGAATTGGATGGTCAAGTGCATCTGATTATATTCAACGTCCTACAGTATTTTTAATCTTTTTCTCTATTCAAATTTTCGCCTTTTTAACCTTGCCACATGTAACAAACGTTATATTATTTCAGATTTTAATTTTTAGCATTATGACAGTTTACGGCGGTGGATTTGCTACCCTTCCAGCTTTTATAGGAGACATGTTTGGTACGAAGGAGCTTGGTGCAATACACGGATATATTTTAACAGCTTGGTCTTTAGCTGGAGTTGTCGGACCAATTGTCGTGTCTTATATTCATGATTCAACCGGAACTTACACCCCAGCCTTTTTAGTCTTTACGTTATTGTTAGTCGTTGCCCTTTTTCTAACTATATTAATAAGATACGATATTCAAAAGATAAAACATCATAAAAAAATTAAGGAACTGAATGTTGTCGCTCAGTACAACGATACTATGCATTAG
- a CDS encoding sigma-70 family RNA polymerase sigma factor produces MDIQKMSFDELVEVHRPLILHVLKTLHIYKDHEVYYQVGLVGLWEAQSRYNPEKGAFSTFAFSIIRGRVLSSLTKENQFYTRYQPTEHEEQLDAAYDESSEIKPEEDILTTYCFDLTENQRKWVIGKIIEDKKIKDIALEHGVTEDAVKTWRREALKKLRKTVAGMDIR; encoded by the coding sequence TTGGACATTCAGAAAATGTCTTTTGATGAATTAGTTGAAGTTCACAGGCCTCTTATTTTGCATGTTTTAAAGACACTCCATATTTATAAGGATCATGAAGTGTATTACCAAGTGGGACTTGTTGGACTATGGGAGGCACAGTCTCGTTACAATCCGGAAAAAGGTGCTTTCTCAACATTTGCTTTTTCGATTATAAGAGGAAGAGTCTTAAGCAGCCTCACGAAGGAAAATCAATTTTACACTCGCTACCAACCTACAGAACACGAAGAGCAACTAGATGCCGCATATGATGAGAGTTCAGAAATCAAACCAGAGGAAGATATTCTAACCACCTACTGCTTCGACCTTACAGAAAATCAACGAAAATGGGTTATCGGAAAAATCATAGAAGATAAGAAAATCAAAGACATTGCCCTTGAACACGGAGTAACTGAGGATGCAGTTAAAACATGGAGACGTGAGGCATTAAAGAAGTTAAGAAAGACCGTGGCTGGAATGGATATTAGGTAA
- a CDS encoding VOC family protein, translating into MEKVTPFLMFQDGNAEEAMNFYTSIIEGSQITSIVRYGANEAGPEGTVMQATFSLKGQEFMCIDSYVKHQFTFTPSFSIFITCNSEEELENLYEKLGEGGQELMPLNDYGFSKKFGWLNDRFGVSWQLNLPF; encoded by the coding sequence GTGGAAAAGGTAACGCCATTTTTAATGTTTCAAGATGGGAACGCGGAAGAAGCGATGAATTTTTACACATCCATCATTGAGGGTTCTCAAATTACAAGCATTGTTAGATATGGAGCTAATGAAGCTGGACCTGAAGGGACCGTAATGCAGGCTACTTTTAGCTTGAAAGGGCAGGAATTTATGTGTATTGACAGTTATGTCAAGCATCAATTCACATTTACACCATCTTTCTCTATCTTTATTACTTGTAACAGTGAAGAAGAACTTGAGAATCTTTATGAGAAACTGGGTGAAGGTGGGCAAGAACTTATGCCTTTAAACGATTATGGTTTCAGTAAAAAGTTTGGCTGGCTAAATGATCGCTTTGGAGTTTCATGGCAACTAAATCTTCCTTTTTGA
- a CDS encoding SRPBCC family protein produces MSTYGSLHEKEGRHVLVFERKYPFSPEKVFRFITDPDYFTQWYPFATGEMNISVGGKIKFDDGEGSIYEAVITELNPPNSFCFREVDDLIEISIHEEDQGCILTFCHTFDDRTMAIYTAAGWHRCLDVLDQLIHSRTIVWEDNARELREYYNEKFE; encoded by the coding sequence GTGAGTACCTATGGCAGTCTCCATGAAAAAGAAGGAAGACACGTTTTGGTTTTTGAACGTAAATATCCATTTAGTCCCGAAAAAGTATTTCGTTTTATAACGGATCCTGATTACTTCACTCAGTGGTATCCATTTGCAACTGGAGAGATGAATATTAGTGTTGGTGGAAAGATAAAGTTCGATGATGGTGAAGGATCAATTTATGAGGCAGTTATTACTGAACTAAACCCTCCAAATTCTTTTTGTTTTCGGGAAGTTGATGATTTGATAGAGATAAGCATACATGAAGAGGATCAAGGATGTATCTTGACATTTTGTCACACATTTGATGACCGAACAATGGCGATATATACAGCGGCAGGATGGCATAGATGCTTGGATGTTCTTGATCAATTAATCCATAGTCGTACAATAGTATGGGAAGATAATGCACGTGAATTACGTGAATATTACAACGAAAAGTTTGAATAA
- a CDS encoding type II CAAX prenyl endopeptidase Rce1 family protein encodes MSFKEIKPMYLGESLLYFGIPSVILYINIYYGVPYLDGMGVPLILSFPLALYGLLGLLFFAALIAYRIEGNPFTIVAIVKRFRLQAMNRKMWLISIGTFLLIIVLEELLKFTSKILASIPLFSPPEILPEFIDPTKTLVLPFTEFMGIPLEGNWWILLVWLVCLSCNILGEEFWWRGYILPRQELAFGKWAWVIHATLWLFFFHAFLKWNYIVLIPTCFLISYMAQKYQSTWVAAVIHGIGNGLFFAFIIPGIF; translated from the coding sequence GTGAGTTTTAAAGAAATAAAACCAATGTATTTGGGTGAATCATTGCTTTACTTTGGTATTCCAAGTGTCATTCTGTATATCAACATTTACTACGGTGTACCTTATCTAGATGGAATGGGTGTTCCATTAATCTTAAGTTTTCCTTTAGCACTTTACGGGCTGTTAGGGTTATTATTCTTTGCAGCGTTAATTGCATATAGGATTGAAGGAAATCCTTTCACTATTGTGGCAATAGTAAAGAGATTTCGTCTTCAAGCGATGAATCGAAAAATGTGGCTTATATCAATAGGCACATTTCTATTGATAATAGTTTTAGAGGAATTATTAAAATTTACTAGTAAAATATTAGCTTCAATTCCGTTATTTTCACCACCGGAAATCCTTCCTGAATTTATAGACCCTACTAAAACGCTCGTCTTACCATTTACTGAGTTTATGGGCATTCCATTAGAAGGAAATTGGTGGATTTTGTTAGTGTGGTTAGTTTGTCTTTCTTGCAATATTTTAGGTGAGGAATTTTGGTGGAGAGGGTATATTCTCCCCAGGCAGGAACTCGCCTTTGGGAAATGGGCATGGGTTATTCATGCCACATTATGGCTATTCTTTTTTCATGCCTTTTTGAAATGGAACTATATTGTTCTTATTCCAACCTGCTTCCTCATATCATATATGGCGCAAAAATACCAAAGCACTTGGGTTGCCGCAGTTATACATGGGATAGGTAACGGGCTATTTTTTGCTTTTATAATACCAGGTATATTTTGA
- a CDS encoding DUF3231 family protein codes for MEKDKLKLTSSEIGTLWGEYVNGTMTDVVNRYMVSIIEDEQIKNIFEDAITTSEKQKRQIVTFIENEGFPVPIGFTESDLFKGKPRLFTDIFCLNYLHIMTLHGLLGHSTSLGVSVRKDLRDFYDSCDNDAKKMYHQTIELLLEKGNFQRDPLFYPAQNPQFIISQDFTDGFFGKGRKLAATEIISISFNLKKSIMAKTLSIAFSQVAQSKKVRKFLTDSQNTADGQIKTFSKIMQTDNLPVPKSLETEVTTSTDSPFSDKLMLYHIGFLFQAAQNYHGAGLASAMRTDLVTAYEGTILKNLLVTKKWFNLMVQNKWLEQPPLAPNRTEIAKEV; via the coding sequence ATGGAAAAGGATAAATTAAAACTCACATCCTCCGAAATAGGTACTTTGTGGGGGGAGTATGTGAACGGAACAATGACTGATGTTGTAAATCGATATATGGTCTCTATTATTGAAGATGAGCAAATAAAAAACATTTTTGAGGATGCTATTACTACATCTGAAAAACAAAAGAGACAAATCGTAACTTTTATAGAGAATGAGGGATTTCCAGTTCCGATTGGTTTTACTGAATCTGACCTTTTTAAAGGTAAACCGAGATTGTTCACAGATATTTTTTGCTTAAATTATTTACATATCATGACATTACATGGTTTGCTGGGGCACAGCACTTCATTAGGGGTATCGGTTCGTAAAGACTTAAGAGATTTTTATGACTCTTGTGATAACGATGCGAAAAAGATGTATCATCAAACCATTGAGTTATTACTTGAGAAAGGAAACTTTCAAAGAGACCCTTTATTTTATCCAGCTCAAAACCCTCAATTTATTATCAGTCAAGATTTCACAGATGGATTTTTCGGAAAGGGTAGAAAATTAGCTGCGACAGAAATCATTAGTATTTCTTTCAATCTTAAAAAGAGCATTATGGCTAAAACCCTTTCTATCGCATTCAGTCAAGTCGCACAATCGAAAAAAGTAAGAAAGTTTTTAACTGATTCTCAGAACACAGCTGATGGTCAAATAAAAACATTTTCAAAAATAATGCAAACGGATAACTTACCAGTTCCGAAATCTTTGGAAACAGAAGTGACTACTTCGACCGACTCTCCTTTTTCGGATAAGTTAATGTTGTACCATATCGGATTCTTATTCCAAGCTGCTCAAAACTATCATGGGGCAGGTCTTGCATCAGCCATGCGAACAGACCTTGTGACAGCATATGAGGGTACTATCCTAAAAAATCTTTTGGTAACAAAGAAATGGTTTAATCTCATGGTTCAAAATAAATGGCTAGAACAGCCACCACTTGCTCCTAACCGAACTGAAATTGCAAAAGAAGTGTAG
- a CDS encoding DUF3231 family protein, which produces MENIKIDMTASEIGYLWSTYQAETLNHCMLTYFDKIVEDPEIKKVNKFALDSCENNLISLKSLFSKDNIPIPVGINDSDILTTTDRLYTDPFILYFQWFVGKGNLNYASLAINTIARDDIFDFYKNLLTKSLILLEDSRRMLLSKGLWIRAPYIPVPTEVEFIKKESFLNGWFNDKRPLAGIEIASIFYNLMTNAIGQSLISSFVQITDKGELRDYFIRGKDIAEKHIDLMSKHLKEQEIPVPNTWNTGVTSSKEPPFSEKLMLTLVTFLNAQGLSNYGNAISNSIKRDIGLDFTRLAAEVAKYGEDGTKLLIKHGWMEKPPLAKEIIG; this is translated from the coding sequence ATGGAGAATATCAAAATTGATATGACTGCTTCTGAAATTGGATATCTTTGGTCTACTTACCAAGCTGAAACATTAAACCACTGTATGTTAACCTATTTTGATAAAATAGTGGAAGATCCAGAAATAAAAAAAGTAAATAAATTTGCATTGGATTCATGTGAAAATAATCTGATTTCATTAAAAAGTTTATTTAGTAAAGATAATATCCCAATACCTGTTGGGATTAATGATTCAGACATTCTTACTACAACTGATAGATTATACACTGATCCTTTTATACTCTATTTTCAGTGGTTTGTCGGTAAAGGGAATTTAAATTATGCATCATTAGCCATTAATACAATTGCAAGAGATGACATTTTTGATTTTTATAAAAACTTATTAACAAAATCATTAATCTTACTAGAAGACTCAAGAAGGATGTTGCTATCCAAGGGGCTTTGGATACGAGCTCCATATATTCCTGTTCCAACAGAAGTAGAATTTATAAAAAAAGAGAGCTTCTTAAATGGATGGTTTAATGATAAACGACCTCTTGCTGGAATTGAGATAGCAAGTATATTTTATAATCTTATGACAAATGCAATAGGACAATCGCTAATAAGTAGTTTTGTCCAAATAACTGATAAGGGAGAATTAAGAGACTATTTTATAAGAGGCAAAGATATTGCCGAGAAGCATATAGACTTAATGTCAAAACATCTTAAAGAACAAGAGATACCAGTTCCTAATACTTGGAATACAGGTGTCACATCATCTAAAGAACCTCCTTTTTCAGAAAAATTAATGCTTACTTTAGTTACTTTTTTAAATGCCCAAGGACTTAGTAATTATGGAAATGCGATTTCTAATTCAATAAAACGAGACATTGGATTAGATTTTACTCGACTAGCTGCGGAAGTTGCAAAGTATGGAGAAGATGGCACTAAACTTCTAATTAAACACGGATGGATGGAAAAACCACCTCTTGCAAAAGAAATTATTGGTTAA
- a CDS encoding CBO0543 family protein, protein MSQVDLFESLVEKRVQFNNEIDQYWEQFSNIDTWQFWACVAMLIIPLIILFVLLDRTRVFEIGFYGFSIHAITLYLDTYGIKEGLWGYPFQLSPYIVSNFTLDASLIPVTFMLIYQFTFHRSRLFYISNLAGIIAFAFILKPIYEN, encoded by the coding sequence TTGAGTCAGGTCGATTTGTTTGAGTCGCTTGTTGAGAAAAGAGTACAGTTTAATAATGAGATTGATCAATATTGGGAGCAGTTTTCGAACATAGATACATGGCAGTTTTGGGCGTGTGTGGCTATGTTAATCATACCTCTAATTATTTTGTTTGTATTGCTAGATCGAACAAGAGTATTTGAAATAGGTTTTTATGGTTTTTCTATCCATGCTATCACATTATATTTAGATACATACGGCATAAAAGAAGGGTTATGGGGATATCCTTTCCAATTGTCACCTTATATTGTTTCTAACTTCACGTTAGATGCTTCATTGATACCTGTTACCTTTATGCTCATTTATCAATTTACTTTCCATAGAAGTAGGTTATTCTATATTTCTAATCTAGCAGGTATTATTGCGTTTGCATTTATTCTTAAACCAATTTATGAAAACTAA
- a CDS encoding GntR family transcriptional regulator: MNVNFNNRDPVYLQIVRYFKEKIAIGELEPGVEIPSRRELANRMKVNPNTAQRAYKEMEEQGLIYTEKNYPSKITTDSKVLGKVREELLIEAVDQFVTSVRSINAPVEELLELVRDKYTTAHDKEA; the protein is encoded by the coding sequence ATGAATGTAAATTTTAATAACCGTGATCCAGTCTATTTGCAGATAGTTCGTTATTTTAAGGAAAAGATCGCAATTGGAGAATTGGAGCCAGGAGTAGAAATTCCGTCTAGACGGGAGCTCGCAAACCGAATGAAAGTAAATCCTAATACAGCGCAAAGGGCGTATAAGGAAATGGAGGAACAAGGGTTGATTTATACAGAGAAGAATTACCCAAGTAAAATCACAACAGATAGTAAGGTATTAGGTAAGGTTAGAGAGGAGCTGCTTATTGAAGCGGTTGATCAGTTTGTTACCTCTGTTCGTTCGATTAATGCGCCAGTTGAGGAGCTTCTTGAACTGGTTAGAGATAAGTATACGACTGCCCACGATAAGGAGGCTTAA